One Tamandua tetradactyla isolate mTamTet1 chromosome 20, mTamTet1.pri, whole genome shotgun sequence DNA segment encodes these proteins:
- the ZCCHC10 gene encoding zinc finger CCHC domain-containing protein 10 — translation MATPMHRLIARRQAEANKQHVRCQKCLEFGHWTYECTGKRKYLHRPSRTAELKKALKEKENRLLLQQSIGETNVEKKTKKKRSKSVTSSSSSSSDSSASDSSSESEETSTSSSSEDSDTDESSSSPSSSASSTSSSSSSDSDSDSSSSSSSSTSTDSSSEDEPPKKKKKK, via the exons gGAAGCAAATAAGCAACATGTAAGATGTCAGAAATGCTTAGAATTTGGACATTGGACTTATGAAtgcacaggaaaaagaaaatacctgcATCGTCCTTCAAGAACAGCAGAACTAAAGAAagctctgaaagaaaaagaaaatagattattATTACAACAAAG CATTGGAGAAACCAATGTAGAAAaaaagaccaagaaaaaaag GTCTAAGAGTGTAACCAGTTCTAGCAGCAGTAGCAGTGACAGTTCAGCCAGTGATTCTTCATCAGAAAGTGAAGAAACATCTACCTCGTCCTCCTCAGAGGATAGTGACACTGATGAAAGTTCTTCCAGTCCATCATCTTCAGCTTCCTCCACaagctcttcctcctcctctgacTCAGACTCAGATTCCAGCTCCTCCAGTAGCAGTAGCACCAGCACAGATAGCAGCTCTGAGGATGAACcaccaaagaagaagaaaaagaaatag